The Acidimicrobiales bacterium genome contains the following window.
GCCCGCAAGCCCGCCTACATCATCGAAGAGCCCATGGCCGCCGCCATCGGCGCCGGGCTCCCCGTCCAGGAGCCCACCGGCAACATGATCGTCGACATCGGCGGCGGCACCACCGAGGTGGCGGTCATCTCCCTCGGCGGCGTGGTCACCTCCCAGTCGGTGCGCACCGGCGGCGACGAACTCGACGACGCGATCATCAACTACATCAAGAAGGAGTACAGCCTCGCCCTCGGCGAGCGCACCGCCGAGGAGGTGAAGATCGCCCTCGGGTCGGCCTGGCCCCTCGAGACCGAGCTGCACGCCGAGATCCGTGGCCGCGACCTCGTCACCGGCCTGCCCAAGACGATCGTCACCACCACCGAGGAGATCCGCGAAGCCCTCGAGGAGCCGGTCAGCTCGATCGTCGACGCCGTGAAGGTCACCCTCGACAAGACCCCCCCCGAACTCGCCGCCGACATCATGGAGCAGGGCATCGTCCTCGCCGGCGGCGGCGCGCTGCTCAACGGCATCTCCGCCCGCCTCGAGCACGAGACCGGCATGCCGATCGTGATCGCCCCGAACC
Protein-coding sequences here:
- a CDS encoding rod shape-determining protein, which encodes MAGQLRSSLSNVVGRDMAVDLGTANTLIYVRGEGIVLNEPSVVAVNAKDGRPVAVGTEAKRMIGRTPAHIQAIRPLKDGVIADFDICEKMLRYFIQKVHQRKWSKPRMVICVPSGITPVEQRAVQEAAEFAGARKPAYIIEEPMAAAIGAGLPVQEPTGNMIVDIGGGTTEVAVISLGGVVTSQSVRTGGDELDDAIINYIKKEYSLALGERTAEEVKIALGSAWPLETELHAEIRGRDLVTGLPKTIVTTTEEIREALEEPVSSIVDAVKVTLDKTPPELAADIMEQGIVLAGGGALLNGISARLEHETGMPIVIAPNPLYSVAIGSGQSLEEFDALKGVLFSTTIN